The proteins below come from a single Ictalurus punctatus breed USDA103 chromosome 24, Coco_2.0, whole genome shotgun sequence genomic window:
- the rbm48 gene encoding RNA-binding protein 48, translating into MAASEGCSVWDTPRVYKHHEQQKACHTRPKYREGRRPKAVKVYTINLESRFLLVQGVPAIGVMTELVQLFALYGVIEEYRVLDEYPAEQFTEVYLMKFQKLTSARAAKRNTDEKSFYGGILHVCYAPEYETVEDIRKKLQDRRSYMNRACIKSETESEKEPTRSKKPAESSAPALASTPWEDGNRAQTETSNPNTYSGFPLLPLPPEEEAPQQCLSSWGFKSHSLQTNAPTEDKMGSLHRFISASPELSKQTTNWPNSASADKEERDRSKISRNPPSTAPRFIPRTARLENRKRKMMDNTDFLGMLDKNAPFFGPKLPEQQKMDMEDNSLNTTASLIRQTMAKVSSIPTEMKTSSNTTTTTKPRRRI; encoded by the exons ATGGCGGCGTCCGAGGGCTGTTCTGTTTGGGATACACCGCGAGTGTACAAACATCATGAGCAACAGAAAGCCTGTCACACAAGACCAAAATACAGGGAGGGAAGAAGACCAAAAGCTGTCAAG GTGTACACCATTAACTTGGAGTCTCGGTTTCTCCTGGTGCAAGGAGTGCCTGCTATCGGTGTGATGACCGAGCTGGTGCAACTTTTTGCACTTTATGGAGTGATAGAGGAATATAGAGTTCTTGATGAGTATCCTGCTGAACAATTCACTGAAGTTTATCTCATGAAGTTTCAGAAACTTACAAGTGCAAG ggctGCAAAGCGGAACACTGATGAAAAAAGCTTCTATGGAGGGATACTTCATGTGTGTTATGCTCCTGAATACGAGACTGTAGAAGACATAAGAAAGAAGCTGCAAGACCGGAGGAGCTACATGAACAGAGCATGTATAAAATCAG aaacagaaagtgaAAAGGAACCCACAAGGTCCAAAAAACCTGCAGAGTCATCGGCACCAGCACTGGCATCTACTCCATGGGAAGACGGAAACCGTGCTCAAACAGAAACTTCAAATCCCAACACTTATTCTGGGTTTCCACTGTTGCCTTTACCGCCAGAGGAAGAAGCCCCTCAGCAATGTTTATCTTCTTGGGGATTTAAATCACACAGTCTACAAACAAATGCGCCTACAGAGGATAAGATGGGATCTCTACATCGTTTCATCTCAGCTTCCCCAGAACTTTCCAAACAGACCACAAATTGGCCAAACTCAGCATCTGCTGACAAGGAAGAAAGAGACAGGTCTAAAATATCCAGAAATCCTCCATCCACTGCACCAAGGTTCATACCGAGGACGGCACGTTTGGAAAACAGAAAGAGGAAAATGATGGACAATACAGACTTTTTGGGAATGTTGGACAAAAATGCTCCTTTCTTTGGACCCAAACTAccagaacaacaaaaaatggaCATGGAAGATAATTCATTAAACACAACGGCCAGCTTAATCCGGCAAACAATGGCAAAG gtctcATCAATTCCCACGGAGATGAAGACCAGCAgtaacaccaccaccaccacaaagCCTCGGAGAAGAATTTAA
- the clxn gene encoding calaxin, producing MSEMSALSKKLIQTLAETLSKQVKHFNKTEAECLIRLFNTLLGEQTERKAAHGLDRGKFRNILHNTFGLTDDMIMDRVFRAFDKDNDSYISVKEWIEGLAVFLRGTLDEKIKFCFDIYDLNGDGYISREEMFHMLKNSLIRQMTEEDPDEGIKDLVEIILKKMDYDHDSRLSYSDFEKAVRDENLLLEAFGSCLPDTKSIQAFEQHAFQDTLRT from the exons ATGTCCGAGATGTCTGCGCTGAGCAAAAAGCTGATTCAAACCTTGGCTGAAACTCTGTCTAAACAAGTTAAACACT TTAATAAAACTGAAGCGGAGTGCCTGATCCGACTGTTTAACACACTGCTGGGAGAACAGACTGAGAGGAAAGCGGCTCATGGACTGGACCGGGGAAAATTCCGCAACATCCTGCACAACACATTCGGACTGACCGATGACATGATTATGGACCGAG TTTTTCGTGCCTTTGACAAGGACAACGATAGCTACATCAGTGTTAAAGAGTGGATAGAAGGACTAGCGGTCTTCCTCCGAGGGACACTGgatgagaaaataaaat TCTGTTTTGACATTTATGACCTGAACGGGGACGGCTACATATCTCGGGAGGAAATGTTCCACATGCTGAAGAACAGCCTGATCAGAcagatgactgaggaagaccccGATGAAGGAATTAAGGACCTCGTGGAAATAATACTAAAGAAAATG GATTATGACCACGACAGCAGACTTTCATATTCAGACTTCGAAAAGGCTGTGAGGGATGAAAATCTTTTACTAGAGGCTTTTGGATCTTGTCTTCCTGACACAAAG agCATACAGGCATTTGAACAACATGCATTCCAGGATACACTGAGGACCTGA